The genomic stretch TACCGCGTCTTCCAGCCAGGTCAAGAACGGTGTGGAACTCGTTGGCGAAACCGGCAAGGCCCTGCAACAGATTGTCAGCGAAGTGCAGGAGATCAACGCCAACGTCATCGCGATCGTGGAGGCATCTCGTGAACAGTCGACCGGGCTTCTGGAGATCAACAAGGCAGTCAACGCCATGGACCAGAACACGCAGCAGAATGCCGCCATGGTCGAGGAAAGCACGGCTGCTAGCCATAGTCTGGCGAAGGAAGCAAAGTCTCTGCGCGACCTCGTAGCGCAGTTTAGAATTGGTAAACAATCTTCCCCTAAAGTGAGTGTAGCGCGTACGGATGCCCAGCCTGTGGCATCGCCGGCACGCAAACTCATGGCAAGGGTCGCCTCGGCATCAGGCGCAGCGACTGCGGCCAAGGCTCAGGAAGGTTGGGAAGACTTTTGATGGCAACGACAATTAACTCGACTAGCTTCGGCGGCGAAACCCTCGAGATTATCGCTTTCCGCCTTCACGATCAGGAATTCTGCGTCAAGACGACCACAATCCGCGAGATTCGCGGCTGGGCCCCTTCTACGCCGATCCCTCATGCACCGGCGGATGTCATTGGAGTGATGAACCTGCGTGGTTCCGTTATCCCGATCATCGACCTTGCCTACAAGCTTGGCATGAAAAGCACTGTAGCCAACGAGCGCTCTGCGATCGTGGT from Peteryoungia desertarenae encodes the following:
- a CDS encoding chemotaxis protein CheW translates to MATTINSTSFGGETLEIIAFRLHDQEFCVKTTTIREIRGWAPSTPIPHAPADVIGVMNLRGSVIPIIDLAYKLGMKSTVANERSAIVVAEVHNMVIGMLVDRVSDILTIPSSQVQPVPEVSASFDKTFSEGIIANENGMICFLNLAKMFKGSDLEDMAA